The following are encoded together in the Lysobacter silvisoli genome:
- the acnD gene encoding Fe/S-dependent 2-methylisocitrate dehydratase AcnD produces the protein MNTDYRKPLPGTALDYYDARAAIDAIAPGAYARLPYTARVHAENLVRRAEPAKLAAYLGQLIERRRDLDFPWFPARVVCHDILGQTALVDLAGLRDAIAERGGDPAQINPVVPTQLIVDHSLAVEAPGFDPQAFAKNRAIEDRRNEDRFHFINWTKLAFKNVDVIPPGNGIMHQINLEKMSPVIHADNGVAYPDTCVGTDSHTPHVDALGVIAIGVGGLEAESVMLGRASWMRLPDIVGVELAGKPAPGITATDIVLALTEFLRKEKVVGAYLEFRGEGAAALTLGDRATISNMAPEYGATAAMFFIDDKTIDYLRLTGREDEQVRLVETYAKHTGLWADALDTAEYERTLRFDLSTVVRNMAGPSNPHKRLPTSALAERGIAGDLAQAREQEAQGLMPDGAVIIAAITSCTNTSNPRNVIAAGLLARNANARGLTRKPWVKTSLAPGSKAVQLYLEEAKLLPELEQLGFGIVAFACTTCNGMSGALDPKIQQEVIARDLYATAVLSGNRNFDGRIHPYAKQAFLASPPLVVAYAIAGTVRFDIEKDALGTDADGQPVYLKDLWPSDAEIDAIVASSVKPEHFRRVYDPMFKFGAQHGQSVSPLYDWRPQSTYIRRPPYWEGALAGERTLRGMRALAVLGDNITTDHLSPSNAIMLDSAAGEYLAKMGLPEEDFNSYATHRGDHLTAQRATFANPKLLNEMVRDEAGNVRQGSLARIEPEGQVTRMWEAIETYMERRQPLIIVAGADYGQGSSRDWAAKGVRLAGVEAIVAEGFERIHRTNLIGMGVLPLEFQAGTNRISLGLDGTETYDVIGERTPRATLTVVIHRRNGERVEVPVTCRLDTAEEVSIYEAGGVLQRFANDFLESAQAA, from the coding sequence ATGAATACCGACTACCGCAAGCCGCTCCCCGGGACCGCGCTCGACTACTACGACGCCCGCGCCGCGATCGACGCCATCGCGCCCGGCGCCTATGCGCGCCTGCCCTACACCGCGCGCGTGCATGCGGAAAACCTGGTGCGCCGGGCCGAGCCGGCCAAGCTGGCCGCCTACCTGGGCCAGCTGATCGAACGCCGCCGCGACCTGGACTTCCCCTGGTTCCCGGCGCGCGTGGTCTGCCACGACATCCTCGGCCAGACCGCCCTGGTCGACCTGGCCGGCCTGCGCGACGCCATCGCCGAGCGCGGCGGCGACCCGGCGCAGATCAATCCGGTGGTGCCGACCCAGCTGATCGTCGACCACTCGCTGGCGGTGGAGGCGCCGGGCTTCGACCCGCAGGCCTTCGCCAAGAACCGCGCGATCGAGGACCGCCGCAACGAAGACCGCTTCCACTTCATCAACTGGACCAAGCTGGCGTTCAAGAACGTCGATGTGATCCCGCCGGGCAACGGCATCATGCACCAGATCAATCTGGAGAAGATGTCGCCGGTGATCCACGCCGATAACGGCGTGGCCTACCCCGACACCTGCGTGGGCACCGACAGCCATACCCCGCACGTAGACGCCCTGGGCGTGATCGCCATCGGCGTGGGCGGCCTGGAGGCCGAGAGCGTGATGCTGGGCCGCGCCTCGTGGATGCGCTTGCCCGATATCGTCGGCGTAGAGCTCGCCGGCAAGCCCGCGCCGGGCATCACCGCCACCGACATCGTGCTGGCCCTGACCGAGTTCCTGCGCAAGGAAAAGGTGGTCGGCGCCTACCTGGAATTCCGCGGCGAAGGCGCCGCCGCCCTGACCCTGGGCGACCGCGCCACCATCTCCAACATGGCGCCCGAGTACGGCGCCACCGCGGCCATGTTCTTCATCGACGACAAGACCATCGACTACCTGCGCCTGACCGGTCGCGAGGACGAACAGGTGCGTCTGGTGGAAACCTACGCCAAGCACACCGGCCTGTGGGCCGATGCGCTGGACACGGCCGAGTACGAGCGCACGCTGCGCTTCGACCTGTCGACGGTGGTGCGCAACATGGCCGGCCCGTCCAATCCGCACAAGCGCCTGCCCACTTCGGCCCTGGCCGAGCGCGGCATCGCCGGCGATCTGGCGCAAGCGCGCGAGCAGGAAGCGCAGGGCCTGATGCCCGACGGCGCGGTCATCATCGCCGCCATCACCAGCTGCACCAACACCAGCAACCCGCGCAACGTGATCGCCGCCGGCCTGCTCGCGCGCAACGCCAACGCGCGCGGCCTGACCCGCAAGCCCTGGGTCAAGACTTCGCTGGCGCCGGGCTCCAAGGCGGTGCAGCTGTATCTGGAAGAGGCCAAGCTGCTGCCCGAGCTGGAACAGCTGGGCTTCGGCATCGTCGCCTTCGCCTGCACCACCTGCAACGGCATGAGCGGCGCGCTGGACCCGAAGATCCAGCAGGAAGTGATAGCGCGCGACCTCTACGCCACCGCTGTGCTTTCGGGCAACCGCAACTTCGACGGCCGCATCCATCCCTACGCCAAGCAGGCCTTCCTGGCTTCGCCGCCGCTGGTGGTGGCCTACGCCATCGCCGGCACCGTGCGCTTCGACATCGAGAAGGACGCGCTGGGCACCGATGCCGATGGCCAGCCGGTATACCTGAAGGACCTGTGGCCCAGCGACGCCGAGATCGACGCCATCGTCGCCAGCAGCGTCAAGCCCGAGCATTTCCGCCGCGTCTACGATCCGATGTTCAAGTTCGGCGCGCAGCACGGCCAGTCGGTGAGCCCGCTGTACGACTGGCGCCCGCAGAGCACCTACATCCGCCGTCCGCCGTACTGGGAAGGCGCGCTGGCCGGCGAGCGCACGCTGCGCGGCATGCGCGCGCTGGCGGTGCTGGGCGACAACATCACCACCGACCACCTCTCGCCGTCGAACGCGATCATGCTCGACAGCGCCGCCGGCGAGTACCTGGCCAAGATGGGCCTGCCGGAAGAGGACTTCAATTCCTACGCCACCCACCGCGGCGATCACCTCACCGCGCAGCGCGCTACCTTCGCCAATCCCAAGCTGCTCAACGAAATGGTGCGCGACGAGGCCGGTAACGTGCGCCAGGGTTCGCTGGCGCGGATCGAGCCGGAAGGCCAGGTCACGCGCATGTGGGAGGCGATCGAGACCTACATGGAGCGCCGTCAGCCGCTGATCATCGTCGCCGGCGCCGACTACGGCCAGGGTTCCTCGCGCGACTGGGCGGCCAAGGGCGTGCGCCTGGCGGGCGTGGAGGCCATCGTCGCCGAAGGCTTCGAGCGCATCCACCGCACCAACCTGATCGGCATGGGCGTGCTGCCGCTGGAATTCCAGGCCGGCACCAACCGCATCAGCCTGGGCCTGGACGGCACCGAGACCTACGACGTCATCGGCGAGCGCACCCCGCGCGCGACCCTGACCGTGGTCATCCACCGCCGCAACGGCGAGCGAGTGGAAGTGCCGGTGACCTGCCGCCTGGACACCGCCGAAGAAGTGTCGATCTACGAAGCCGGCGGCGTGCTGCAGCGCTTCGCCAACGATTTCCTGGAGTCGGCGCAGGCGGCTTGA
- a CDS encoding ThuA domain-containing protein, whose amino-acid sequence MRQRRPEAQRMIDGRTSLSPQHALRVLCMLALLLALAACERAPPRKLVIVGGPHREGAGRHDYPAGVRALQRLIETSPDTRDAFAVVAYPDGWPQNPAAFDDAAVVIWYFDGLDRHPLCDPARRAAFAAAMRRGTGLIALHQASTVPPSDDLGLTPWLGGVRVGMYDRSTQWAQLQPRAAHPATQGLSPFGYRDEFYPSFRYATGGTRTALLSADLHPQFRDGRALLEDRAERTDLAWAYEREGGGRSVVFSGAHYLESLHQAGVARLLLNAALWTADAPVPEAGAALPALPAPAAMPPAPTATVARATVARATFHVDSERSGWRSDERVLAPDNVDERGFGLVWESPPLDAVDGQPPRLYASPLYIDRLTLGDGPQRGQTFAVVIAASSNGYVYAINAARQGDLAPGRILWRRRLSEPCRLQPAPLDGVPTGVLSTPIADVARGRLYVTHCDAQQRWQAYALDLSSGAVQPGWPVRLDEDTFNTLNANQGPSRVPPTRRYDFRVQRGALNLSPDGRQLYVVFGETETGWLVSVDTDRARVRSAFAAVAMPHRGSGGIWGAGGPAVDREGQVYVVTGSGFEGYRDAPHDWTQSVLKLAPPAAGGFVLRGTYTPFNHCSSAKMDIDLGSGGIALLRAPAQAGAPRLLALGGKQGNAYLLDRDRLPGRLDRRPPCSQDAASDGSLLPPTAQPQFGTRGPLNVFGPYSEQDAALDLARSRSVPATFRDAQGHDYLYLSGSTKRAPGSADSVAPSLVRLQVERPAGGAPYLRIDRRADRVMKNPGSPVVTSRGADRAIVWVLDENAPRSAQLSGTGAPQPVLYAFDAATLKELWRSAPGELHTSGKYNEPAFGGGQVYVGTDRIQAFGLGGRRTAARPVAAPAPVDASPVAASPLSPSLSPAALYAQRCAACHDHPQGNIPPRAVLATRPKDRIVEALSRGVMRPQAAGLDERQVRALADYLRQ is encoded by the coding sequence GTGCGCCAGCGCCGTCCGGAGGCGCAACGCATGATCGACGGCCGGACCTCGCTATCGCCGCAGCACGCACTGCGCGTCTTGTGCATGCTCGCCCTGCTGCTGGCGCTGGCCGCCTGCGAGCGCGCGCCGCCGCGCAAGCTGGTGATCGTCGGCGGCCCGCATCGCGAAGGCGCGGGCCGCCACGACTATCCGGCCGGCGTACGCGCGTTGCAGCGCCTGATCGAGACCTCCCCCGATACCCGCGACGCGTTCGCCGTGGTCGCCTATCCCGACGGCTGGCCGCAGAACCCGGCCGCCTTCGACGATGCCGCCGTGGTGATCTGGTACTTCGACGGCCTGGACCGCCACCCGCTATGCGATCCCGCGCGCCGCGCCGCGTTCGCCGCCGCGATGCGCCGCGGCACCGGACTCATCGCCCTGCACCAGGCCTCGACCGTGCCGCCCAGCGACGATCTGGGTTTGACCCCATGGCTGGGCGGCGTGCGCGTGGGCATGTACGACCGCAGCACGCAGTGGGCGCAGCTGCAACCGCGCGCGGCGCATCCGGCCACGCAGGGCCTGAGCCCCTTCGGCTATCGCGACGAGTTCTATCCCAGCTTCCGCTACGCCACCGGTGGCACCCGCACCGCGTTGCTGAGCGCGGACCTGCATCCGCAATTCCGCGACGGCCGCGCGCTGTTGGAAGACCGTGCCGAGCGCACGGACCTAGCCTGGGCCTACGAGCGCGAGGGCGGCGGGCGCAGCGTGGTCTTCAGTGGTGCGCACTACTTGGAATCATTGCACCAGGCCGGTGTCGCGCGCCTGCTGCTCAATGCCGCGCTGTGGACCGCCGATGCGCCGGTGCCGGAAGCGGGCGCTGCGCTGCCGGCCTTGCCGGCGCCGGCCGCCATGCCGCCCGCGCCCACGGCGACCGTGGCACGCGCGACCGTGGCACGCGCGACCTTCCACGTGGACAGCGAGCGCAGCGGCTGGCGTTCCGACGAGCGCGTGCTCGCGCCCGACAACGTCGATGAGCGCGGCTTCGGCCTGGTCTGGGAATCGCCGCCGCTGGACGCGGTGGATGGCCAACCGCCGCGGCTGTATGCCTCGCCGCTGTATATCGACCGCCTGACCCTCGGCGACGGGCCGCAGCGCGGGCAGACCTTCGCCGTGGTCATCGCCGCCAGCAGCAACGGCTACGTCTACGCCATCAACGCCGCGCGCCAGGGCGATCTGGCGCCCGGCCGCATCCTCTGGCGCAGGCGCCTGAGCGAGCCCTGCCGCTTGCAGCCCGCGCCCTTGGACGGCGTGCCCACCGGTGTGCTCAGCACGCCCATCGCCGACGTCGCGCGCGGGCGTTTGTACGTGACCCACTGCGACGCCCAACAGCGTTGGCAGGCCTACGCGCTGGACCTGAGCAGCGGCGCGGTGCAGCCGGGTTGGCCGGTGCGCCTGGACGAGGACACGTTCAACACGCTCAATGCCAACCAGGGCCCCAGCCGCGTGCCGCCCACGCGCCGCTACGACTTCCGCGTGCAGCGCGGCGCGCTCAACCTCAGCCCCGACGGCCGCCAGCTGTACGTGGTGTTCGGCGAAACCGAGACCGGCTGGCTGGTATCGGTGGACACCGATCGCGCACGCGTGCGCAGCGCCTTCGCCGCCGTGGCCATGCCACACCGCGGCAGCGGCGGTATCTGGGGTGCGGGCGGTCCCGCGGTGGATCGGGAAGGGCAGGTGTACGTGGTCACCGGCAGCGGATTCGAAGGCTACCGCGACGCGCCCCACGACTGGACCCAATCGGTGCTCAAGCTGGCGCCGCCGGCCGCGGGCGGCTTCGTGCTGCGCGGCACCTACACGCCGTTCAACCATTGCAGCAGCGCCAAGATGGACATCGACCTGGGCTCCGGCGGCATCGCGCTGTTGCGCGCGCCCGCGCAGGCCGGCGCGCCGCGGCTGCTGGCCTTGGGCGGCAAGCAGGGCAATGCCTATCTGCTGGATCGCGACCGTTTGCCGGGCCGCCTCGATCGGCGGCCCCCGTGCAGCCAGGACGCCGCCAGCGACGGCTCGTTGCTGCCGCCAACCGCGCAGCCGCAATTCGGCACGCGCGGCCCGCTGAACGTATTCGGTCCCTATTCGGAGCAGGACGCCGCGCTGGACCTCGCGCGCTCGCGCTCGGTGCCGGCGACTTTCCGCGACGCCCAGGGCCACGATTACCTCTACCTCAGCGGCAGCACCAAGCGCGCGCCGGGCTCCGCCGACAGCGTGGCGCCGTCGCTGGTGCGCTTGCAGGTGGAGCGCCCCGCCGGCGGTGCGCCGTACCTGCGCATCGACCGTCGCGCCGACCGGGTCATGAAGAATCCGGGTTCGCCCGTGGTCACCAGCAGGGGGGCCGATCGCGCCATCGTTTGGGTGCTGGACGAAAACGCACCGCGCTCGGCCCAGCTCAGCGGCACCGGCGCGCCACAGCCGGTGCTGTACGCCTTCGACGCGGCTACGCTGAAGGAGCTGTGGCGCAGCGCGCCCGGTGAGCTTCACACCAGCGGCAAGTACAACGAGCCGGCTTTCGGCGGTGGCCAGGTTTACGTCGGCACCGATCGCATCCAGGCGTTCGGTTTGGGCGGACGGCGCACGGCGGCGCGACCGGTGGCCGCGCCCGCTCCGGTCGACGCCTCGCCTGTCGCCGCCTCGCCGCTCTCACCGTCGCTCAGCCCCGCCGCCCTCTACGCCCAGCGCTGCGCCGCCTGCCACGACCATCCCCAGGGCAACATCCCGCCGCGCGCCGTGCTGGCCACCCGGCCCAAGGACCGCATCGTCGAAGCGCTCAGCCGTGGCGTCATGCGGCCACAGGCGGCTGGCCTGGACGAGCGGCAGGTTCGGGCGTTAGCGGATTACCTCCGCCAATGA
- a CDS encoding Gfo/Idh/MocA family protein gives MNRRDFILAGAAIGATALLPETPAWAAKRRVRLGLIGTGMRGQVLMRELVRRDDVELVALCDIEPIMLDRALAMVDKAGKPVPKSYGRDGDVHAYRRLLAQRDLDGVIIATPWEWHAPMAIEAMQAKIPVGCEVVAGVSLQDHWDVLAAQQRTGTPYMLLENVCYRRDVMAVLQMVRAGLFGELVHLQGGYQHDLRAVKFNSGDPDQPYGSGVEFGAKGWSEARWRTEHSVRRNGELYPSHGIGPCAMYTGINRGNRFTHINSFASKARGLHEYTVDKSGGSSHPSTRVKFKLGDIVTTTLACENGETILLQHDTSLPRPYSLGFRVQGTHGLWMDLNQSVHIEGRSPAHKWEPFQGYQDQYDHPLWRKYAAEAAGAGHGGMDYFVIHAFVEALKAEAPMPIDIYDALAWSAITPLSEQSIAEGFKTLEFPDFTHGAWKSRKPIFAFDATY, from the coding sequence ATGAACCGTAGAGATTTCATCCTGGCCGGCGCCGCGATCGGCGCCACCGCCCTGCTGCCGGAAACGCCGGCCTGGGCAGCCAAGCGCCGCGTGCGCCTGGGCCTGATCGGCACCGGCATGCGCGGCCAGGTGCTGATGCGCGAGCTGGTGCGGCGCGACGACGTGGAGCTGGTGGCGCTGTGCGACATCGAGCCGATCATGCTCGACCGCGCCCTGGCCATGGTCGACAAGGCCGGCAAGCCCGTGCCCAAGAGCTACGGCCGCGACGGCGACGTGCACGCCTACCGCCGCCTGCTCGCGCAGCGCGATCTGGACGGCGTGATCATCGCCACGCCCTGGGAGTGGCACGCGCCGATGGCGATCGAGGCCATGCAGGCCAAGATCCCGGTCGGCTGCGAAGTGGTCGCCGGCGTCAGCCTGCAGGACCATTGGGACGTGCTCGCCGCGCAACAGCGCACCGGCACGCCCTACATGCTGCTGGAGAACGTGTGCTACCGCCGCGACGTGATGGCGGTGCTGCAGATGGTGCGTGCAGGCCTGTTCGGCGAGCTGGTGCATCTGCAGGGCGGCTACCAGCACGACCTGCGCGCGGTGAAGTTCAACTCCGGCGACCCCGACCAGCCCTACGGCAGCGGCGTGGAGTTCGGCGCCAAGGGCTGGTCCGAGGCGCGCTGGCGCACCGAGCATTCCGTGCGCCGCAACGGCGAGCTCTACCCCAGCCACGGCATCGGCCCCTGCGCCATGTACACCGGCATCAACCGCGGCAACCGCTTCACCCACATCAACAGCTTCGCCAGCAAGGCGCGCGGCCTGCACGAGTACACGGTGGACAAGAGCGGCGGCAGCAGCCACCCCAGCACCCGGGTCAAGTTCAAGCTCGGCGACATCGTCACGACCACCCTGGCCTGCGAGAACGGCGAGACCATCCTGCTGCAGCACGACACCTCGCTGCCGCGGCCGTACTCGCTGGGCTTCCGCGTGCAGGGCACCCATGGCCTGTGGATGGACCTCAACCAGTCCGTGCACATCGAGGGCCGCAGCCCCGCGCACAAATGGGAACCGTTCCAGGGCTACCAGGACCAGTACGATCATCCGCTGTGGCGCAAGTACGCCGCCGAGGCGGCCGGCGCCGGCCACGGCGGCATGGACTACTTCGTGATCCACGCCTTCGTCGAAGCGCTGAAGGCCGAAGCGCCCATGCCCATCGACATCTACGACGCCCTGGCCTGGAGCGCGATCACGCCGCTGTCGGAACAGTCGATCGCCGAAGGCTTCAAGACCCTGGAGTTCCCGGACTTCACCCACGGCGCCTGGAAGTCGCGCAAGCCGATCTTCGCGTTCGACGCGACTTATTGA
- the prpF gene encoding 2-methylaconitate cis-trans isomerase PrpF yields MAHPPQIRIPATYMRGGTSKGVFFRLQDLPVAAQTPGTVRDALLRRVIGSPDPYAKHTDGMGGATSSTSKCVIIARSEVPDHDVDYLYGQVNIESGFIDWSGNCGNLSSAVGPFAIAAGLIDPARVPRDGVAVVRIWQANIGKTIVAHVPMTAGEVQETGDFELDGVTFPAAEIQLEFLDPADEGEGGGAMFPTGNLVDELEVPGVGTFQVTMINAGIPTIFIDAAALGYTGTELQDAINGDKDALARFEAIRVQGALRMGLIDSPEQAATRQHSPKVAFVAPAQDYVSSAGKRIAATELDLHARALSMGKLHHAMMGTAAVAIATAASVPGTLVNRAAGGGEREAVRFGHPSGTLRVGAQARQVDGQWTVTKAVMSRSARVLMDGWVRVPGDSF; encoded by the coding sequence ATGGCCCATCCCCCGCAAATCCGCATCCCCGCCACCTACATGCGCGGCGGCACCAGCAAGGGCGTGTTCTTCCGCCTGCAGGACCTGCCGGTCGCGGCGCAGACGCCGGGCACGGTGCGCGACGCGCTGCTGCGCCGCGTGATCGGTTCGCCCGATCCCTACGCCAAGCACACCGACGGCATGGGCGGCGCGACGTCCAGCACCAGCAAGTGCGTGATCATCGCGCGCTCGGAGGTGCCCGATCACGACGTGGATTACCTCTACGGCCAGGTCAACATCGAAAGCGGCTTCATCGACTGGAGCGGCAACTGCGGCAACCTGTCCTCGGCGGTGGGCCCGTTCGCGATCGCCGCCGGCCTGATCGACCCGGCGCGCGTGCCGCGCGACGGCGTGGCCGTGGTGCGCATCTGGCAGGCCAACATCGGCAAGACCATCGTCGCCCACGTGCCCATGACCGCGGGCGAGGTGCAGGAAACCGGCGACTTCGAACTTGACGGCGTGACCTTTCCGGCCGCGGAAATCCAGCTCGAATTCCTGGACCCGGCCGACGAAGGCGAGGGCGGTGGGGCCATGTTCCCCACCGGAAATCTGGTCGACGAACTCGAAGTGCCGGGCGTGGGCACGTTCCAGGTCACCATGATCAACGCCGGCATCCCCACCATCTTCATCGATGCGGCCGCGCTGGGTTACACCGGCACCGAGTTGCAGGACGCGATCAACGGCGACAAGGACGCGCTGGCGCGGTTCGAAGCGATCCGCGTGCAGGGCGCGCTGCGCATGGGCCTGATCGACAGCCCCGAGCAGGCCGCCACGCGCCAGCATTCGCCCAAGGTCGCCTTCGTCGCGCCGGCGCAGGACTACGTGTCCTCGGCCGGCAAGCGCATCGCCGCCACCGAGCTCGACCTGCATGCGCGCGCGCTGTCCATGGGCAAGCTGCACCACGCCATGATGGGCACGGCCGCGGTCGCCATCGCCACCGCCGCCTCGGTGCCGGGCACCCTGGTCAACCGCGCCGCCGGCGGCGGCGAGCGCGAGGCCGTGCGCTTCGGCCATCCCTCCGGCACCCTGCGCGTCGGCGCGCAGGCGCGCCAGGTCGACGGCCAATGGACCGTGACCAAGGCGGTGATGAGCCGCAGCGCGCGCGTGCTCATGGACGGCTGGGTGCGCGTGCCCGGCGACTCGTTCTGA
- a CDS encoding RICIN domain-containing protein encodes MRTIRYAVLSLCLLLSSNAHALVAGGMVAIDRQWPATELGYLDLSFPTTITDEPGKDGYTYWAHQFWFKGGDGGYVGLQQRDGHNKALNFSIWKATGWTAEPGTQCAYFDHEGSGVQCWVDYAWRQRVTYDIRIVAEAPGRWAAYIDDTAAGTQRKVATIQVPAAWGGLTNRTNTFLEDYAQGSQERASCAAVPASSAVLHAPRAEQGSVSPTSSTATTYGICATIARAACTAEQDCIAAANVYGTLGSPQRLLNEQSSYCLDTLSGGARAGLWDCSANANQQIERDDGFRLLMRSRSKCLQADTDGRVQLADCGNGARQRWMPIPGSNELYNVGARKCLDPMSGAVRGAWLQTHACLANGYQRWRLKP; translated from the coding sequence ATGCGCACCATCCGCTACGCCGTGCTGTCGCTGTGCCTGTTGCTGTCGTCCAACGCCCATGCCCTGGTCGCCGGCGGCATGGTCGCCATCGACCGGCAGTGGCCGGCCACCGAACTGGGCTATCTGGACCTGAGCTTCCCCACCACCATCACCGACGAGCCGGGCAAGGACGGCTACACCTACTGGGCGCACCAGTTCTGGTTCAAGGGCGGCGACGGCGGCTACGTCGGTCTGCAGCAGCGCGACGGCCACAACAAGGCGCTGAACTTCTCGATCTGGAAGGCCACCGGCTGGACCGCCGAACCGGGCACCCAATGCGCCTACTTCGATCACGAAGGCAGCGGCGTGCAGTGCTGGGTCGATTACGCCTGGCGCCAGCGCGTCACCTACGACATCCGCATCGTCGCCGAGGCGCCCGGGCGCTGGGCGGCCTACATCGACGACACCGCCGCCGGCACCCAGCGCAAGGTCGCCACCATCCAGGTGCCCGCGGCCTGGGGCGGCCTGACCAACCGCACCAACACCTTCCTGGAGGACTACGCCCAAGGCAGCCAGGAACGCGCCAGTTGCGCGGCCGTGCCGGCCAGCAGCGCGGTGCTGCATGCGCCGCGCGCCGAACAGGGCAGCGTGAGCCCGACTTCCAGCACCGCCACGACCTACGGCATCTGCGCCACGATCGCCCGCGCCGCATGCACGGCCGAGCAGGACTGCATCGCCGCGGCCAACGTCTACGGCACCCTGGGCAGCCCGCAGCGCCTGCTCAACGAACAAAGCAGCTATTGCCTGGACACCTTGTCCGGCGGCGCCCGCGCCGGTCTGTGGGATTGCTCGGCCAATGCCAACCAGCAGATCGAGCGCGACGACGGCTTCCGTCTGCTCATGCGCTCGCGCAGCAAGTGCCTGCAAGCCGATACCGACGGCAGGGTGCAGCTGGCCGATTGCGGCAACGGCGCGCGCCAGCGCTGGATGCCCATCCCCGGTTCCAACGAGCTGTACAACGTCGGCGCGCGCAAGTGCCTGGACCCGATGAGCGGCGCGGTGCGCGGCGCCTGGCTGCAAACCCACGCCTGCCTGGCCAACGGCTACCAGCGTTGGCGCCTGAAACCTTGA